The genomic region AATCTCTCCATCCTTCGCCAATCGTACTTCGCGATGTGGCAAGGGGCATCCGCTGGTCTTTAGAAGGCACGATAAAGGTGCATTGGGTGGTGTTGTTGCGATTTGCGAGGCCATTTCCGTCATGCCATAGCTCAAAAAAATAGGCCATTTCCTTTGGTAAGCTTCCCGAATCAAGGATTCAGGGAAGGCACTTCCTCCCAATAAAACGGCCTTTAACCGATCTAAAGGAGCCTTTGCTTCTAATAAACCCAAAACTTGGGTACTGACCAAAGAGACATGACTGGGAAAGGGTAAATTTTGCAAAGCGAGTTCCGGCGATGCCGCAAGCCTCATGGATGCACCTGCAAAAAGGCAACGAAAAACAACGCCCAAACCAGAGACATGAAAAAGCGGCAACGTGAGCAACCAACAATCATCGGACGACAAAGCGATATTCGCCAGAGCGCCTCGAGCACTCCAATAGTGGTTTCCTAAGGAATGAAGTGCGGCTTTGGGCTGGCCACTACTTCCTGAAGTAAAAACCAAGGTGGCATATTGATCCAAAGACCAATTTTGCGTTATGTACGCGGTGTTAATCGGTGGTAAGTCTTGGTTTAAATCTTCATCGCGGTACAACGCCTTTGCTTTTACCCATTTGGCTTGTTCTTGCAATACGGCATTTGGCAGACGTGAATTTAGCGGACAACAGACAATGCCTTTCCGGAGGCAAGCAAGCAGAAGGGCAATATACCTTGGCTGTGTGGTCGCACAAACTGCCAGAACATCTCCATACAAGAAGCCTTCCTTGTGTAGCCTAATGGCCATGCGATGCGCCATCTCGTCTAATGTAGCCCACGTCCAATGTTCGGAATCCGTGTAAAGAGCCGTCTTATAGGGAAACTGTTGCGCCCAATCTGCAACCGGATCCGGCAAAAGTACTGGCTGGCTTCCCATGTTAGGCGGTGGGCGGTATGAGAATGGCCGACCCATCAAAAGCAATCTTTTTTCGATCCCGCACCACGATGTAGCCGGCAGTCCGCACTTTAATTTGGTTGCGGGGTAATTTTTCCAAGATTTCAATCTCGATCGTGACCTCTTCCCCTACGGCAACTGGGCGCAAGA from Rhodothermia bacterium harbors:
- the menE gene encoding o-succinylbenzoate--CoA ligase; this encodes MGSQPVLLPDPVADWAQQFPYKTALYTDSEHWTWATLDEMAHRMAIRLHKEGFLYGDVLAVCATTQPRYIALLLACLRKGIVCCPLNSRLPNAVLQEQAKWVKAKALYRDEDLNQDLPPINTAYITQNWSLDQYATLVFTSGSSGQPKAALHSLGNHYWSARGALANIALSSDDCWLLTLPLFHVSGLGVVFRCLFAGASMRLAASPELALQNLPFPSHVSLVSTQVLGLLEAKAPLDRLKAVLLGGSAFPESLIREAYQRKWPIFLSYGMTEMASQIATTPPNAPLSCLLKTSGCPLPHREVRLAKDGEIWVRGETRFLGYWQENHLAQPFDEEGWFATGDLGSLDKDGFLSVVGRKDNLFVSGGENIQPEEIENHLRQISGVKEALVVPVPDARYGHRPVAFVRGSVSAQALSLALSAFLPRYKIPDLFLEWPSHENPPDLKPNRPYFQQKALAHLKKTPFE